TGCTGTGCCAGCTCATCACCGCCGGCATCCTCATCGCCGCCGCCGCGGCCTTCGGCAGCGGCGCGGGCGGCCAGAGCCTGGACAGCATCCCCGAAATCGCCGGCGGCTTCACCCGCCTGCTCGGCCCCACCGGCGGCCGCCTGCTGTTCGCGCTGGCGCTGGGCGGCGGCGCGCTGGTCGCCGCCATCGTGGTTTGCCTGACCAGCGCCTGGACGCTGGGCGAGCTGGCCGGACGCCGCGACTCGCTGGAAAAGCATCCGCTGGACGCGCCCTGGTTCTATGGCGGCTTCGCCGCGATGCTGGCCGGAGCCGGCGCGTTGGTGGCCTCCGGCGTCAATCTGGTCAAGCTGTCCATCGCCACCTCGGTGGCCAACGCGCTGCTGCTGCCCGTCATGCTGGCCGGACTGTACTGGCTGGCCTGCCGCGAGCTGCCCGCGCCGCTGGCGCCCAGCCGCCGCTACCGGATGGCGCTGGCGCCGCTGTTGCTGCTGCTCGCCGGCTTCAGCCTCTACGCCGGCATCGTCGGCAGCCTGGGCTGAGGCCCGCCCCTCAAGGAATACGGTATGGAACCCGACAGCCTCGCCCACTCGCTGAGCCTGACCTTCCAGGTCTCCTTCCTGGACCTGATCCTCAGCGGCGACAACGCGCTGGTGATCGCGCTGGCCTGCCGCTCGCTGCCCGAGACGCTGCGCCGCCGCGCCGTGCTGTGGGGCACCGGCTGCGCCATCGTCCTGCGGGCGCTGCTGGCCTCGGCCGCCGGCGCGCTGCTGCGGGTGCCGATGCTGAAGCTGATCGGCGCCGTCATCCTGCTGGCCATCGCCATCCAGCTGCTGCTGGGCGGAGACGAAGACGGCGGCGGCGAGGCGCTGGCGGAGCGCGCCGGCCACAGCCAGCAATTGTGGAACGCGGTGATGCTGGTGGTGGGCGCCGATCTGGCGCTGAGCCTGGACAATGTGGTGGCGCTGGCCGCCGCCGCCCAGGGTAGCGTGATGTTCCTGCTGCTGGGCCTGGCGCTCAGCGTGCCCTTGCTGATGTACGGCAGCCTGCTGCTGTCCAAGCTGATGGACGACTACCCGCTGCTGATCCCGGCCGGCGCCGCCGTGCTGGGCTGGCTGGCCGGCGGCCTGGCCGCCAGCGACGCGCTGTGGGGCGACTGGGTGGCCAGCCAGGCGCCGGCCCTGCTGGTCGTCGCGCCCATGCTGGGAGCCGGCTTCGTCCTGCTGGAAAGCCGCATCATCCGCGAACAGCGCGCCAGACTGCCGCCGCCGCCCCTTTCGCTATCGATTCCCTTCGCCAGCCGCCTCGCCCGCCTTGGCGAGGCGAACGCGGATGCCGCGCCCTTCTCCCCGGTGCCGATCACGACCGCAGCCAAGCCGCATTCTCCAATGTCGGCGCTTTCGCCGGAGCCGGCTCGCCAGGCGCCCCCTCCGTCCGCGGCCTTCTCTACGACGCCCCCCGCGGCCAATGCCCCCGCTCTCGACGAATCCGGCCTCCCGCCCGCTCTCAAGGCGCTGGTAGGATTGACGGCGGCCATAGGCGCCATCGCGCTGCTATGGCTGCTATGGCATCTGTTCAGCCAAGGTCTGCTGCCCGCTCCGCATCATCGCGCGCCGTCTCTGCACCCCTGACAGCTGGTATGTATCTGGTATGCAACACATTGCGGCGCAGCATGGATAAGCCAGTCCATCATTAGCGCCTGCCGAACTGGCGTCGCCGCGCGCAACGACGCTGCCTCCCCGATTCGACAAAGCCCCCCTGAATTCAGACTCAACTGGAATGGCAAGCCTTTCCCCGCAAAGACAAAGGACATTGTCATTTTAGTGCTTTTGCGCCAAACACCACTATTGATTAACAGAAATCCTTTTATTTGAAAGTTAATAATTACAAGTAGTACCTGTAAAAAAGTACAGTCTCATTTTTCCTCCTAGTCGCTACATTCCAATTTGCAATACCACTTCAATACAACTCACAACGCTTGTTTCCGTAGCCACGCACAAAGGGAGAGACAGAGTGAGCAAGACCCTGATGCTTGTGAAAAGCGGCCTGGCGGCCGGCGCCATCGGCGGCGTCGCGCTGGTGGCCGGCACTGCGCCGACCCATGCGCCCCAACCCGCCCAAGCCGCCGCGCATATGGTCAAAACCGCAGCCGCCAGCTGCGCCGACCCGGCCTGGAACGCGACGACCGTCTATACCGGCGGCCAACGCGTCAGCTACCAGGACCAGACCTGGCAGGCCAAGTGGTGGACCCAGGGAAACACCCCGTCGGCCGGCGACGCCAGTCCCTGGCAATTGATCGGCCAGTGCGGCGGCGGCACGCCGTCCGATCCCCCTCTGGTCCAAGTGCCGCCGCCGACCGGCAACGCGCTGTGCCGTCCGGAGGCGCTGGCGCAGACCGGCGGCGTGGACGTGCCCTACTGCGCGGCCTATAAGCAAGGCGGCGCGGAACAGCTGGCCAACGGCAGCCGCCGCCGCATCATCGGCTACTTCACCAGTTGGCGCACCGGCAAGGACGGCAGCCCGGCCTACCTCGCCAGCGACATCCCCTGGAACAAGCTCACCCACATCAATTACGCCTTCGCCCACGTGGACGGCAACAACAAGCTGTCGGTCAATGAAACCGCGCCGGGCAACCCGGCCACCGACATGAGCTGGCCGGGCGTGGCCGGCGCCGAAATGGACGCCAGCCTGCCATACAAGGGCCACTTCAACCTGCTGACCCAGTACAAGCGCAAATTCCCCGGCGTGAAGACGCTGATCTCGGTAGGCGGCT
This genomic window from Chromobacterium phragmitis contains:
- a CDS encoding YjbE family putative metal transport protein (Members of this highly hydrophobic protein family,regularly are found preceded by the yybP-ykoY manganese riboswitch (see RF00080). A metal cation transport function is proposed.), translating into MEPDSLAHSLSLTFQVSFLDLILSGDNALVIALACRSLPETLRRRAVLWGTGCAIVLRALLASAAGALLRVPMLKLIGAVILLAIAIQLLLGGDEDGGGEALAERAGHSQQLWNAVMLVVGADLALSLDNVVALAAAAQGSVMFLLLGLALSVPLLMYGSLLLSKLMDDYPLLIPAGAAVLGWLAGGLAASDALWGDWVASQAPALLVVAPMLGAGFVLLESRIIREQRARLPPPPLSLSIPFASRLARLGEANADAAPFSPVPITTAAKPHSPMSALSPEPARQAPPPSAAFSTTPPAANAPALDESGLPPALKALVGLTAAIGAIALLWLLWHLFSQGLLPAPHHRAPSLHP